The nucleotide window ACCGCGGTGCGGCCCACGGGCGGGGCGACGGCTGCGCCGGCCGGGCAGGTGCCGCCAGCCGGATATTCGACCGGCTCCGCCAACCGACCGCGGCCGGGCATTGCCGGGGCCGATCCGATTCGTCCGGCCGGAGGGTTCGATGTGCCGGCACCGAGCATGGAGTTCCCAGGCGCCGCACCGCCGGCCGCCGCACCAACCCGGCCGCTTCCGCCGCCGAGTTTGAGCCTTGAGCCGGGCGAAAGTAAGTTCGCGGCCCCGTCCGCTCCTCCGGGCAGCAGCACGCCTGCGCCGTACGTGCCGGTCCCGCCCGCCCCGGCTGGCACCCCGGCACCCACGGGGGGCGCCGTTCCGCCCCCGTCGTTCCCGCCCGCCGGACCGAGCATGCCGCCGGTAACTGCGGTGCCGCCCGCGACGAACCCCAAGCCCCTTCCGCCGCTGCCGAACGGTATCGGAGCAAGTGCTCCGACGATGCCGACGGTTCCGGGGCCTGCGCTCGCTCCGGCCGCAACTCCGACGGTTCCGGCGGTCACGCTGCCGGCCCGGATGGCTCAGAGCGTGAGTGTCGAGGCGGTGTGCCCGGATTCGGTTGTGTTTAACACCGAGGCCGAGTACGTGATCGTCGTGCGCAACGCGGGCAACGTCGCCGTTCAGCACGTGCGCGTCGAAGACGAACTCCCGGCCGGGTGCCGGTACGTGAGCAGTAACCCGCCCGCCGAGCTGAACGGCGACCGGCTCGTGTGGGCGCTCGGCGCCCTTGAAGCCAACTCCGACAAGCGGCTCGCGGTCCGGGTGCGGCCCACGGAAGAGGGCGAACTTCGCAGCCGTGCGACGGTCACCTTTTCGGCCTCGGTGGACGCGAAAACCAAAGTCACCCGCCCCCGCGTTGCGGTCGCGGTGGTGTGCCCCGAGGTGGCCCGCGCCGGCGAGGAACCTGTGTTCAAGATCAAGGTCACCAACAGCGGCACCGGTCCCGCGCAGCAGATGGTGCTCCAGGCGCTGCTGAGCGACGGGCTCGACTTCCGCAACCAGGGGGCGCGGCTCGAAACGAAGCTCGCGAACCTGCCCGCGGGCGAGACGCGCACGGTCGAACTCCCTCTGAACGCGCTCAAGGCGGGCCTGCAGTCGTGCCAGGTGACGGTGACCGCGGACGGCAGCCCGGAGGCGACCGCGAAGGCGTCGGTGAACGTGGTCGAGCCGATGCTCCAGGTGGCGCAGGCCGGGCCGGTCAAGTGCCTCGTCCGCGCCGAGCCGAGCTACGAGATCACGCTCTCCAACCCGGGCACCGCGACCACCGACGCGGTCACGGTTTACGCCGTCCTGCCGGACGGGTTCGATTTCCTGCAAGCGTCGGAAGGCGGCGCGTTTAACCCGGCCACGCGGGCGGTCACCTGGAAGCTCCAACCGCTGGCCGCCGGGGGCACGAAACTGGTGGGCCTCAAGCTGCGGGCCGGGGCCGCGGGCGACGTGATGCTCCGCACGGTCGCGATCGCCGCGCCCGAGGCTCAGCCCAACGGGATCGCTCCGGTGGGCGGCATCCCGGCTCGCGCGGGCCGCGGGCTGGAGGCCAAGGCCGAAACCGCGATCAAGGCCGAAGGCGTCGCGGCTCTGCGGTTCGAGGTGGCGGGGCTCGAGAACCCCGTTGAGGTGGGCAAGGAGGCGGTGTACGAGATCCGCGTCGTGAACCAGGGGACCGGCGCGTGCACCAACGTGCAGGTCATGGCCGCGCTCGCCGACGGGACGACGTACAGCGGGGCCAACGGCCCGACCGCGGGCAAGGCGACGGGGCAAACGCTGGTGTTCGAGCCGATCCCGAGTTTGGCGGTTAAGGGCGAGACGGTGTACCGGGTGCGGGTGCGCGGGAACGCCGCGGGCGAGCAGCGGTTCCGCGTTCAGCTCACCTGCGACCAGGTGCGCAACGCCGTCGTCAAGGAAGAATGCACGCGATTCTACAAGGAATAGTTGCCCGCGCCGTGCGGGCAGACGGTGGGACGTGCAGCGTCCGAGAGAAGGCGCTCTGGGCGGAGCAACGGCCTTCTTTCGGCAGATCTCCTCGGTTCGGATTTTCGTCCCACGGCCGTGCGGGGGCACGGTCGTGGGGCTGGGGGAAGGGAGTCCGCAATGAGCATCAGTCGCGCGCTGCGTAAGGACCGGGACCGGGCCGAGTCGGACGAGAACGCGATCCACATCCGGTGGATGATCCGCCGGGACATGCCGGACGTGATGGGGGTGGAGCTTGCCAGCTTCGAGTACGCCTGGACCGAAGACGACTTCCTGCGGTGCCTGCGCCAGCGGAACTGTATCGGGATGGTCGCCGAGCGGGGCGACACCGTCACCGGGTTTATGATCTACGAGCTGCACCGCACGCGGCTGCAGTTGCTGAACTTCGCTGTCGCGCCGGCGGCCCGGCGCGGCGGCGTGGGCAAGCTCTTGATCGGGAAGCTGATCTACAAGCTGTGCAGCCACCGCCGCCAGAAGCTGACGCTGGCGGTGCGGGAGCGCAACATCGCGGCCCAGATGTTCTTCCGGGCGCACCGGTTCAAAGCGGCGAAGGTGCTGCGCAACTACTACGAGGACAGCGGCGAGGACGCGTACCAGATGGAGTACCGGCCGGAGCCCGAAGAGTGGGCCGAGTTCGGCGGCGAACCGGTGAACCGGGTCGCGATGTACGAAGACAACCAGGGCTAAAGGGACCGCGCGGTTCGGCCGGACGCGCCGCACCGGCCGCACCCGCACAGGGGCACGAACCGCAACGGCACATGGAGAGGGCGCAGCGATGACGACGGAGCGCAGGATGTGGTGGCGGAAAGTGGCGCTGGCCTCGGTCGGCGGGACCGTTGCGGTGGGCGGGCTGTTCGGCATCGTCCGTGCTACCTCGCCCGAGAAGACGCCGGTCGCTCCTGCGGCGCCGGTCGTCACAGACACCACCTGGAGCCGCGCCGCGGCCCCGAGCCCGGTGCCTCCGTCCGTGTCAAGGTTGGAGCACGCGCCGGTGGCGCCCGGCTCGGTGGTGCCGGCGGGCGCGGCGGTGCCGGTGCCGCTGCCCCCAGTGCCGAGCGTGCCGGTGCCCGCCGCACCCCCGGCACTGCCGCCCGTTCCGTCGGTGCCGTCCGCCATCGAGCCGATTGGTTCCGGGCCGCGCGCGCCCGACGCCGGGCTGCTGAATGCGGACAAAATTCCGTTGCCGCCGGTGCCTTCGATCGAGCTGCCAAGTGTGCCGAGCATACCGAAGGTGCCGGACCCGAAGCCGGCGGCACTGCCGGCTCCGGCTGAACTGCCGGCGCTTCCGACGCCGTTAGGGACGGTGGACCCGCCGAAGATTCCCACCAGCCCGCCCGCCCCGGCGGTGCCGTCGGCCGTTCTACCATTTCCTGCGGTTGCCCCACCCGCGGGGGCCGCGCCGCTTCCTCTCCCTGCGCCGTCACCAGACCCAGCCAAGGCGGTAATGCCGGTTAAACCGGATTCTGGCTTGAACCGGGCGAACCCGCAGAATACGCTCAATCCATCGTCCCCGGCTGGCCCGCCGGCACCGACCGCGCCGCCGACTGGTCCGGGCGGGCGTGACGTGCCGGCGACAACCGTGGACCGGCCCAAGCCGCCCGAACCCGTGTTCGGGACGACCGAGAAGTTCGTGTTCCCGGCACCGGGCGCAACGGACCCGGGGGCTTCGACACCACGAGACGCAACGATGTTAAACCTCAAGCACGCGGCCGCCGCTGCGATCCTCGGTGGCGCGATCCTGGGCGCCGAACCGGTTCGCGCTGCTCCGGCGGCTCTGGTTCCAGCGGCCCAGACGCCCGCTGCCGACGACAAAGTCAGCGTCGAACAGCTCAAAACGGATCTCAAGGCCGCCAGCGACAGAATTAAGAAGCTCGAAGAGCAAGTCGAGAAGCTGGAAGCCTTGGTGCTGGGCAAAAAGGACCCTGACGGGAAACGGCTGACGAACAGTTTGGACCGGGGGGCCGTCGCGGACGTCGTGGACCTCAAGGACAAGATCAACAAGCTGGAGAAGGAGCTGAGTTCGCTGAAGACGCAGACCGCGCTCAAGCCGGCCGTCGAGACGCCCGAGGTGAAGCCGAAGGGCATCGTTCGGGTGGTGAACGAGTACCCGGTCGAGATCACGATGCTCATTAACGACCGCACGCACCGGGTCGCGCCGAGCACAAAGGTCGACGTAGAAGTGCCCGCCGGTGATTTCAGTTACCAACTGCTTCAGTCCGGTGCCGCGGTGACGCGGAGTGTCATCAAGGACAAGGAAACCGTGACACTTCGGATCAAATAACCTACCCGCCAACGCGGACAGCGGAACTCGGCGCGCGGGACCGAAGAGCCACGAACTCTTCGGTCCCGCGCGCCGAGTTCCGTGTTGCGAATTACCTATGATTGTGACCATCGACGGCCCATCAGGTGTGGGGAAGAGTACGGCCACCCGTGAACTCGCCGCCCGCTTCGGGTTCGAGTACCTCAACACCGGCTCGATGTACCGGGCGGTCGCGCTGGCGATGCACCGGTTCGGCGTGCCCACGAGCGACGAGCGAGCGGTGGGCGCTGCGCTGGCCGGGGTGCGGGTGGACGTGCCCCTCGGGAAAGTGCTGCTGAACGGGGCGGATGTCTCCGGACTTATCCGCACCCCCGAAGTGAGCCGCGGCGCGAGTGAGGTCGCGGTCCACCGCGCGGTGCGTCTGCTGTTAGTCGCGAGCCAGCGCGCCGCAGCGGTCGGCCGCGACATCGTGTGCGACGGGCGCGACCAGGGGTCGTTCGTGTTTCCGCTCGCAGAGTGTAAGTTCTTTCTTGTTGCCGACGCGCGCGTCCGGGCCGAGCGCCGGGCCGCAGAACTCGCCCGCGACGGCGCGACGGTGAGCGTCGAGGACATCCACCGGGACCAGGAGACGCGCGACCACCGGGACGCGCAGCGCGACCTGGGGCCGATGCGCCCGGCCCCGGACGCGGTCGTGGTCGATACAACAACGCTCACAACGGCCGAAGTGGTCGAGCGGTTGGAAAACATTGTTCTTGCGGTCCGGTCGTGTAAACGGCGGCGATCGCCCGAAAGGCTACCCTCCTGATGGCAGACCGCCCGAACTTCGTCGGCCGGCTGTGGTACGACACGGTTTTCTGGTCCTCGTTCACGGCCTTCACGTTCGGTTTCAGCATCCGACGCCGAGGGTGGAAGAACATGCCGCGCACGGGACCGGTTCTCGTGCTGGCGAACCACCAGTCGATGTTCGACCCGGTGCTCGTGGGGCTGTCGTCGCGCCGGTACCTGTCCTATCTGGCGCGACACACGCTGTTCGAGCAGCGCGGGTTGGCACCCATGATCCGCAGCCTGAACGCGATCCCGATCGACCGGAACGCGGGTAAGGACGGTATTCAGGCGGTGCTGAACGCCCTCGGCCAGGGGCAGGCGGTGTTGATGTTCCCGGAGGGCGAGCGGACCCACGACGGGAACGTGCATCCGCTCAAACCGGGGGTGTCGTTGCTGATCAAACGGGCCGGTTGCCCCATCGTCCCGGTCGGGATCGCGGGAGCGTTCGACGCGTGGTCGCGGTTCATGACCGTGCCCCGGCCGGCTCCGCTCTTTCTGCCGCCCGCCCCGGGTACGCTCGCGATCTCGGTGGGCGAACCGATTAACCCGGCGCGCTACGAAGGCATGAAGCGCGAGGCGATGCTGGATGACCTGCATAAGTCGCTGGCCGCGCAGCACGCGGAGGCCGAACGCGTGAGACGCAAGTAACTGCGTACTCCGGTAATTGGGCTTAGCGCTTGGGGAGCGCGCCTGGAGTCGATCCGCTGTCGGTGCCACCTTTGGTTAGGTCCCACACCGTCACGGCTTCTTCGGCACCGGCCGATGCGA belongs to Gemmata obscuriglobus and includes:
- a CDS encoding DUF11 domain-containing protein, producing the protein MRKRPIVLAAAVAVAGLAILGTVVAQQPTGTYPQPKVVPASGTLPGTAVRPYGDWTPTNPQPVSPAAGLGLGRPANTGTAVRPTGGATAAPAGQVPPAGYSTGSANRPRPGIAGADPIRPAGGFDVPAPSMEFPGAAPPAAAPTRPLPPPSLSLEPGESKFAAPSAPPGSSTPAPYVPVPPAPAGTPAPTGGAVPPPSFPPAGPSMPPVTAVPPATNPKPLPPLPNGIGASAPTMPTVPGPALAPAATPTVPAVTLPARMAQSVSVEAVCPDSVVFNTEAEYVIVVRNAGNVAVQHVRVEDELPAGCRYVSSNPPAELNGDRLVWALGALEANSDKRLAVRVRPTEEGELRSRATVTFSASVDAKTKVTRPRVAVAVVCPEVARAGEEPVFKIKVTNSGTGPAQQMVLQALLSDGLDFRNQGARLETKLANLPAGETRTVELPLNALKAGLQSCQVTVTADGSPEATAKASVNVVEPMLQVAQAGPVKCLVRAEPSYEITLSNPGTATTDAVTVYAVLPDGFDFLQASEGGAFNPATRAVTWKLQPLAAGGTKLVGLKLRAGAAGDVMLRTVAIAAPEAQPNGIAPVGGIPARAGRGLEAKAETAIKAEGVAALRFEVAGLENPVEVGKEAVYEIRVVNQGTGACTNVQVMAALADGTTYSGANGPTAGKATGQTLVFEPIPSLAVKGETVYRVRVRGNAAGEQRFRVQLTCDQVRNAVVKEECTRFYKE
- the rimI gene encoding ribosomal protein S18-alanine N-acetyltransferase; translated protein: MSISRALRKDRDRAESDENAIHIRWMIRRDMPDVMGVELASFEYAWTEDDFLRCLRQRNCIGMVAERGDTVTGFMIYELHRTRLQLLNFAVAPAARRGGVGKLLIGKLIYKLCSHRRQKLTLAVRERNIAAQMFFRAHRFKAAKVLRNYYEDSGEDAYQMEYRPEPEEWAEFGGEPVNRVAMYEDNQG
- the cmk gene encoding (d)CMP kinase, with amino-acid sequence MIVTIDGPSGVGKSTATRELAARFGFEYLNTGSMYRAVALAMHRFGVPTSDERAVGAALAGVRVDVPLGKVLLNGADVSGLIRTPEVSRGASEVAVHRAVRLLLVASQRAAAVGRDIVCDGRDQGSFVFPLAECKFFLVADARVRAERRAAELARDGATVSVEDIHRDQETRDHRDAQRDLGPMRPAPDAVVVDTTTLTTAEVVERLENIVLAVRSCKRRRSPERLPS
- a CDS encoding lysophospholipid acyltransferase family protein, translating into MADRPNFVGRLWYDTVFWSSFTAFTFGFSIRRRGWKNMPRTGPVLVLANHQSMFDPVLVGLSSRRYLSYLARHTLFEQRGLAPMIRSLNAIPIDRNAGKDGIQAVLNALGQGQAVLMFPEGERTHDGNVHPLKPGVSLLIKRAGCPIVPVGIAGAFDAWSRFMTVPRPAPLFLPPAPGTLAISVGEPINPARYEGMKREAMLDDLHKSLAAQHAEAERVRRK